GCAgcgcttgtctctcgcgtggctttctctcccggtaaacgcctctctgcctcctttctccgtgtgtattctctctgctttctctctacgactccgtccgtctctctttcctctcttccctcttccgcttGCTCTCGCCCCGCGCGGGCCCAAACCGAGTCCGCGTTTGCTCCACCCCCTCGATACACCCGCGCATACGCCGACGCGCGTCGGCTCGCCCCCCGCTGGACCACCTCGACGAGCAAAAAAAcaacgagagacgagaggagagaaacgcgaaggcaAAAACAGCTAGAGTTCGAAGGAAGCCGCTCCCGAGGCCCCAGGAACCACCCACCCCgacgagggacagagagagaagagcgagaaagagagggacgaaggagaggcagactTCGCCTCACCTCTTTCGTAGCGCCACTCTGCGACATCTCCCCACTTTGAGGTGTCGTCTGTCTCCGGGACCACCCCACacacgcgtctccgcgtccccTGCAGAAGTCTGTCTGCTGGAGTGAGGCCCGACAAGCAGAGGAAAtggggaggcgcgagagcctctTCCCAGCGAGGCGTGCAATgacgacacagagagggacagatggagagacagatgaAGGGGGGAAGCAAGCAGAtggagaagggagggaagaagctggaggaCAGCGAACGCGTGATTGCGGGCGGAGAAAGAGCTAGGCCAAACctgaaggaaaaagggagagccAGCAGGACAACGCACCTCAACCGAGCGCACTTCCACCCAcctcgcttcgcttcctcctcctccgcctcttccgcctcctccgcctgttccgcctcttcctcttcttcgtctacttcgtctttctcctctcccgctgcttcgcgtcggccgtctgtcgcctccgcctcctctgctGCGGTGGACGATCGAGGTCACCCAGTGCGAGAAGgcctgcgcgtcgcctccccgtcTGGCGGGCTCCCGCTGCACTCGGAGCGCGAAGACACGCGCGTGCgctctccggtgtctccgagcgtggagaaaacggcgagtCGCTGTCGGCGGAGATCTCTCAAGGCTCTGCTGGCTTCTCCGGAATTCGCCTTGGAGGAGCTGAGCCGGAGAAATCGGCTCCCAGATCGCAcgtccgtctcgccctttcctttcccgtACCTGAACCTGTCTCCCGCCTTTCCGTCTGCCGAACGAAGCAACGACCCCGCCGCGCGAGGCCGGgaggacgggaaaaaaacgtcGCAGTCCGCCGCGCTTCGCAGGGAAacatgcgagagagacggcgcggggGAGCGAAAGTCAGGCTGGTGGGCGTGGGTGAAGCGCCGCTTCGCGCCGGGAGCGCACCccgcgaagcgagaaactCAAGACGGGGATggcgccgacggcgaggcagaggggACGAACGAGAGCAGCCCGCGAGCAAGCGCGGGCGAACGTGTGGTGCGAGaacgggaaggagaaggcggtTTTCCAACGATGGGTCACCCCGATTCGGCAGAGCCGCTCAGCCCAGCTGCGCCTGCCGACTCTGACTCTCGAGGCCGAGCcgcggcgtttctctctgcagccctcccgtccttctcgcctcagCCTCCGCGCGCCGCGCTTCGCCTGTGCATCTTGGTGTGGGCGGATCGCCGGGTGTATCGAGGCGAAACGTTCGCGTCCTCCGTTCGGCACGGCTGTGGGTACACTCTGTacggcggcggggcgacgggtgcgtctgcctcgctcgcggaAAAGAGGGTCAGTTGCCTGAACCGCGCGACTCTTTTCTCCCAGCCGCGCTCGCAGTTCCCCCTCCAGtcggccttcctctcgttcaaCGACTGGAGCGCACTGGCGCTGCTTAAGGGCGTCGCGGGGACGCGCGACGTGCCcacggtgtacagacagacGACGCCGGCTGCGCAGGCAGACTCGCTGCTCGCATCTGCGCAGAACGGCCTGTTTCCCCAAACCGCCgatctctcttcccgcctgcGCCTCGTGGACGGGAAAGGAGGAaccggcggcgcgcgcggctggAGGCTCGCCGgcctggagacgcggggaCAGCCGCGGGGACGAGCGGCGCCCAACGCAGAATCCCCCtcgcgtcgtcgccgcgggccccgcagagacagcgaagacagcgccggcgaggcgcgagacgcagacgaaaaGCTGGCCGCGGCCCTCGCAGTTCTCGCGTGCGCCTCGCCGAGGATTGCAGCCGGGTACTGCGGCCACTGGGAGAAAGACCAGCGCTCAGGCTGGGGCGTGTTTGTGCGCGGGAACTCGGGACTCAAGTACGAGGGCTTCTGGAGAAACGACTGCCGGGAGGGGTTGGGTGTACAGACGCTGGCCCAAGGCGTGCGATTTGTGGGCTGTTTTCGTCGTGGCGTCCGGCACGGCAAAGGCGTGCTCTTCCAACCCAACGGAAGCCTGTACGCGGGCGAGTGGGAAAACGGATACGTCGTGAAGCAAGAACTCCTGTTCTTCGGCGCGTTCGTCGAGCGAGACGCTGCACGCGTGGAAACGTCTGCCAGGGAAGCGCGCCGcgaggggaaagacgaggcaCGCGGGccgaaacgcgcagaggaggagacggcgggaggcaacacagagaaaaaagatgaGAAGGGACAAACGTATGTGGGGTCTTCCTCttggagacgcgcagaggaACAGGCGATCGATGCCTCAAAGGTCGACTCTGCCCCTGGCGGGTCTAAGTCGCAAGAGATCGGCCTGTCGTGGCGATTTTcccagacagagaaagagagaaaaggacacacgCGGGCGGggtcctcgcgctctcgcgcgcaAGGTACAGGTGtagaggaagcagagacaagtGGAGACAGGAACCACGTGCGGGGACGCGTCACGAGAAGAACATGTTCCCCGACCTCCTCACCCGTTATCGACAGTAGCGACCTGCCCTCGAGcgtggacgaggcggaagagagagacggagacagcgcaggcgagcgacggctcaccttcaggagagaaaagaaagaccgACGGAGTGGAAGTCGAGCAGAGACCAGTGGCGCACGCCAGCGGCCCCGGTCTCTGCTTTCGTGTGTGCAGCTGAGCGTGAAGAACACCGTCAGATACGACTCGCCaggggcgcgagaagaagagcgaaagagaaggcgacggaggcgaagaagaacgggaagcgGCAGCGGAATGGCTTCTCCGTGTCGGTGTGAGACCTCAGAGGGTCGCAACGAGGACTTCGCGGAGATTCGACTGAAGGAAGGAACACCCCGACTTGAAACGCAGCAGccgtttgcctcttcttcctcctcttcgccacCGCTGCAATCTCCGCGAAGCGGCGGTGAGGCAGCGGATGACGTGTCCGCCTCTCAAGCGACGGTAGAGCTGAGTCCAGCACCGACCGGCGCGGAACGCGGCGGGAGGCGTGAGGAAGGCAGTCGGAAGGCCAAGGCGGCCCCAGTGACGCAGGTTGAAGTGGAcggagagcaaagagaaaggcctCGGAGAGGCcccggcgaagacgagggagaagggcgatcgcgacgcgtcgctctccAGGCGGCGTCGGCAGAGCCGTCCTTGGACGGCCCGGCCCAAAGTCCGCGTGcaaagcaagaagagaggaagaagatgttTGTGGATTTTCAGCGGCAGATGAACGAAGCTCGGCGATtctcctcggccgccgcATGTGAAGAGTGGGGCACGAGCGAAGTGGCGCATTTCTTTGCGTGTCAGGGgttcccgctctctctccgggaAATTCTGATCGCTCAGGACATCGACGGCTCGGCCCTTCTCCAGGTACAAGAAGAAGACTTGGAGGAAATGGGCGTGCACGCGTGGGAAGACCGCCGCCTCGtgctcctcgtcgccgggATCCTGCACAAATTGAAGCGCCGGCACTCGCAGCGGACGCTCTACATGTCGCCTGAGCAGCTCCAGCAGGCTCAAGAGGTCGTGGCGACTCTCGAGATTCCAGCTGCGGAGGTCAGTCTCGAGGGCCGAgtcggcgaaggcggctACAGCCGGGTGTACCGAGCAAGGTGGCGGTACACCCGGTCGCTCGAGTTGGAGCAACAGAGGCAGGCGCTTTTGCAGTACCGCCAAGACGTCCACAACTACTACGCCTGGGTCCACCAGTTCTCCTCCCAGAGCCCCGCTCTGCAGTCTTCGAACAGCGCACAGAACCCAGAAACGCGACACACGTGCAGGCCTTCCTCCAGACTCCCCGCAGCCCGCCTGtgctctgcctcttctgcgtctcctctttcagTCGCGGACCCAgtgacgacggagacgccgcagtcccgtctctctccgtggcCCCAGGGAGGAGGCGGTCACCGGTCGCCTCCGGGGCGTTCGTTTGCGGAAGATTCTGCGTGCCCAGGAGGCTCTCCGCGGGCGCCTCAGCGGTGTGGATCCGAGCTGCAGGCCGGTCCCTGGAGCCTCGCCCCCGTGTCGCACCCCCTCCGGCGATGCCCGGGTCCGGCTCTTCACCCGAGCGCGGGCGTCCAGCCTTCGGTCTACGGGCCTGTCCCCTTTCCGGAGCCTGTCCCCTTTCCGGGGACTTCCTCAGCCTTTGTCTCGTCCACGTCGCCGCACCTGCCGGCTGGTCCCCACCTCGtcccgccgcctcttcctctcccgctcttccctgcGCCAGGCGCAGCGCGCTCAGGCCCTGCCTTCCCCGGAGACATGTGCGTGGCGGTCAAGGTATTTCGCCAGCGCGAACTGCGCGCCTTGCAGCggagtttcttctccgagCTGTCTGTGCTCTGCCGCCTGACGCACCCGAACATCGCGATGCTCCTgggcgtcgtctccgcgccgctGTACGGGCTCGTCACGGAGTACGTGCCTGCGGGGTCGCTCTTCGACATGCTCCACGTGCGGCGCATCCCCCTCTCGTTCACGCAAGTCGTCCGCTTCGGAAGAGACATCTGCCACGGCATGCGCTACCTCCACGAGCAAGGCGTCCTGCACTGCGACTTAAAGAGCCCGAATGTGCTCCtcgggaaacgcggagagatCAAGCTGTGCGACTTCGGCCTCGCCACCCTCATCGACGCGGCGCCCGACGCCGACGCCCAGACCCGCGGACGCCGAGGTCCCCTggagcgcggcgagcgcgagcgtcgcggaggcagagacgcgaaccTGGGGAGTGGAGAAGACAAACCGAGCGGGAGGTCGCAGCTCCAAGAGGCGCACCTCGGATGCGTCGGGACCCACCACTGGATGGCCCCTGAAGGTAAGCCACGGCGAGCGAAGCTGctgaagcgagaaaaaaagcgagggaggaCGGGGACGCAGGGCCGAAACTGGagcggcagaggagacagaggaggaggcgggagagggtGGGGGCGGGCCGTCGTTCAGAAAACGCGGGAATCACGTGTTGTGGTGCGTGCTTGTGTCTGCAGTCCTTCGCGGAGAGCCTTTCACCGCCGCTGCGGATGTCTACTCGTTTGGCATGGTCCTCTGGGAGATGCTCGCGAGAAAAATTCCCTTCGAAGgtgcgtctcttcgcttgtgtctccagagaagcggcgcgcTGCTGGCAGGACCTTTTCTCGAATTTCTCCAGGTTGACCCGCGGACGCGTCGCTCCCCTCcgcgttcctttccttgTCCCCTGGTCCTCTGCAGTTTTTTCGTGTTCTGGCCTGATTTTTGCCTGGCGATGTGTGCCTTCTCATGTCCATGGGTGCGTTCCTTCCTCGTgggctttcctctccacctccgCCCTCGCCACTGACTCgagtcgttttctcgcttcgaaCGTTTCGCTTCCCTTCGCGCTCAgcgttccctctttcttgttctcccctTCCGTGTCCTCTTTCCATGCGTGTCTCCactgctgtctccccttctgtcGCAGGTATGAACAGCCCAGCGCACATTATCACAGCTGTGGGGTATGGCGGGGCCGCTCcggttttgtctccgtcgccgccgccgctgagAGAGATCGTGGCAAGGTGCTTAAGTCACTCCCCGCAGAATCGCCCCTCTTTCGCCTGGTGTGCTCAACAGCTGCAAGCCTTGCATGCGGCAAACACCCTCGACGTGGAGATGAATCTGAACACACTGCTCGGACTCGAGTGAAGACCTCGTggggggaaggggaaaagcgaaagtCGGAAGGGACGGCGTTTTCGGGCGCTTTTCAGAGGAGCCGTTTTCGGTGGCGTGCGCCCCACATTTGCGGGGACAACTTTAGACGGAAATCGCACTCGGCAGTGCAAGTGGAGCTGCACGAGCAGGATCGAGGCAGCGTGGAAAGGAGCAAAGCAAAAGAGacgggcgaaggcgaaggagagaaaaggcgagacgagagaggaggaagaggaaaacgcggtagagaaaaaaaacgcgcacaCAACTGGGGAAGAGCaggcacgagaaaaacgggtgAGCGCAACACCGAGTGGAAGGAGATccagagggaaacgggaagtaggcgagaaaacggaagaagaggggagaaacgaaaaagctGCGCGAGATGGGGGGACAAccagaagagggagagaaagaagacgtgAAGAACGCtagagaaagggaggaagaaagagagacagagagcagcCGAGAACAGGGAGGGTGGAGAAAGGAttgacagaagagaggcaaacagaACAAGAGAGCTAGTGGAACAGGAAATCGAGGAAAAaccagaggaggaagcagagaacgggaaaaTGTTCATTCCCGGAGTT
This region of Neospora caninum Liverpool complete genome, chromosome VI genomic DNA includes:
- a CDS encoding Protein kinase domain-containing protein, related, whose translation is MKGGSKQMEKGGKKLEDSERVIAGGERARPNLKEKGRASRTTHLNRAHFHPPRFASSSSASSASSACSASSSSSSTSSFSSPAASRRPSVASASSAAVDDRGHPVREGLRVASPSGGLPLHSEREDTRVRSPVSPSVEKTASRCRRRSLKALLASPEFALEELSRRNRLPDRTSVSPFPFPYLNLSPAFPSAERSNDPAARGREDGKKTSQSAALRRETCERDGAGERKSGWWAWVKRRFAPGAHPAKRETQDGDGADGEAEGTNESSPRASAGERVVREREGEGGFPTMGHPDSAEPLSPAAPADSDSRGRAAAFLSAALPSFSPQPPRAALRLCILVWADRRVYRGETFASSVRHGCGYTLYGGGATGASASLAEKRVSCLNRATLFSQPRSQFPLQSAFLSFNDWSALALLKGVAGTRDVPTVYRQTTPAAQADSLLASAQNGLFPQTADLSSRLRLVDGKGGTGGARGWRLAGLETRGQPRGRAAPNAESPSRRRRGPRRDSEDSAGEARDADEKLAAALAVLACASPRIAAGYCGHWEKDQRSGWGVFVRGNSGLKYEGFWRNDCREGLGVQTLAQGVRFVGCFRRGVRHGKGVLFQPNGSLYAGEWENGYVVKQELLFFGAFVERDAARVETSAREARREGKDEARGPKRAEEETAGGNTEKKDEKGQTYVGSSSWRRAEEQAIDASKVDSAPGGSKSQEIGLSWRFSQTEKERKGHTRAGSSRSRAQGTGVEEAETSGDRNHVRGRVTRRTCSPTSSPVIDSSDLPSSVDEAEERDGDSAGERRLTFRREKKDRRSGSRAETSGARQRPRSLLSCVQLSVKNTVRYDSPGAREEERKRRRRRRRRTGSGSGMASPCRCETSEGRNEDFAEIRLKEGTPRLETQQPFASSSSSSPPLQSPRSGGEAADDVSASQATVELSPAPTGAERGGRREEGSRKAKAAPVTQVEVDGEQRERPRRGPGEDEGEGRSRRVALQAASAEPSLDGPAQSPRAKQEERKKMFVDFQRQMNEARRFSSAAACEEWGTSEVAHFFACQGFPLSLREILIAQDIDGSALLQVQEEDLEEMGVHAWEDRRLVLLVAGILHKLKRRHSQRTLYMSPEQLQQAQEVVATLEIPAAEVSLEGRVGEGGYSRVYRARWRYTRSLELEQQRQALLQYRQDVHNYYAWVHQFSSQSPALQSSNSAQNPETRHTCRPSSRLPAARLCSASSASPLSVADPVTTETPQSRLSPWPQGGGGHRSPPGRSFAEDSACPGGSPRAPQRCGSELQAGPWSLAPVSHPLRRCPGPALHPSAGVQPSVYGPVPFPEPVPFPGTSSAFVSSTSPHLPAGPHLVPPPLPLPLFPAPGAARSGPAFPGDMCVAVKVFRQRELRALQRSFFSELSVLCRLTHPNIAMLLGVVSAPLYGLVTEYVPAGSLFDMLHVRRIPLSFTQVVRFGRDICHGMRYLHEQGVLHCDLKSPNVLLGKRGEIKLCDFGLATLIDAAPDADAQTRGRRGPLERGERERRGGRDANLGSGEDKPSGRSQLQEAHLGCVGTHHWMAPEVLRGEPFTAAADVYSFGMVLWEMLARKIPFEGMNSPAHIITAVGYGGAAPVLSPSPPPLREIVARCLSHSPQNRPSFAWCAQQLQALHAANTLDVEMNLNTLLGLE